A genomic region of Sylvia atricapilla isolate bSylAtr1 chromosome 19, bSylAtr1.pri, whole genome shotgun sequence contains the following coding sequences:
- the GTF3C4 gene encoding general transcription factor 3C polypeptide 4 yields the protein MAAAGREEPPLGLEAVAEEAAAASAGFRLTAVRREPAVRLQHGASGLEPLAWSEDHRVSVSTARSIAVLEQLSDVHSGGQDMVIHRTAVPAPATACTLKVGPKKEVAECKEKFASSVDPTVSQMFMLDRVFNPEGKSLTPMRGFKYSSWSPLGCDANGRCLLAALTMDNRLTIHANLNRLQWVQLVDLTELYGERLFEASYKLCKADTPCGELGDFPEFQRRHSMQTPVRMEWSGICTTQQVKHNNECRDVGSVLLAVLFENGNIAVWQFQLPFLGKESITSCNTIESGISSPSVLSWWEYEHNNRKMSGLIVGSAYGPVKIIPVNLKAVKGYFTLRQPVVLWQEMDQLPVHSIKCIPLYHPYQKCSCSLVVAARGPYVFWCLLLISKAGLNVHNSHVTGLHSLPIVSMTADKQNGTVYTCSTDGKVRQLIPIFTDVALKFEHQLIKLSEVFGCVRTHGIAVSPCGAYLAVITTEGMVNGLHPVNKNYQVQFVTLKTFEEAAAQLLESSVQNLFRQVDLTDLVRWKILKDKHIPQFLQEALDKKIESCGSTYFWRFKLFLLRILYQSMQKAPSEVTWRPSHEDAKILISDSPGMGSTEDDQEEGTSKQASKQSLGDSGKGVDIDDTAEDSLHQSSDTGGREPMVEKLLEIQAQIEAVEMHLTREHMKRVLGEVYLHTWITENTSIPTRGVCDFLMSDDGYEDRTARVLIGHILKKMNKQTFPEHCSLCKEILPFTDRKQAVCSNGHIWLRCFLTYQSCQSLVYRRCLLHDSIARHPTPEDPEWIKRLLQGPCTFCDSPVF from the exons atggcggcggcggggcgggaggagCCGCCGCTGGGGCTCGAAGCGGTCgcggaggaggcggcggcggcgagcgCCGGGTTCCGGCTCACGGCGGTGCGGCGAGAGCCGGCGGTGCGGCTGCAGCACGGAGCCAGCGGGCTGGAGCCGCTGGCCTGGTCCGAGGACCACCGGGTGTCGGTGAGCACGGCCCGCAGCATCGccgtgctggagcagctcagcgACGTGCACAGCGGCGGGCAGGACATGGTCATCCACCGCACCGCCGTGCCCGCGCCCGCCACCGCCTGCACGCTCAAG GTTGGCCCCAAGAAGGAGGTGGCTGAGTGCAAGGAGAAATTCGCCAGCTCCGTGGATCCCACCGTCAGCCAGATGTTTATGCTGGACCGAGTGTTCAATCCCGAGGGGAAGTCCCTGACACCCATGCGAGGCTTCAAATATTCCAGCTGGTCCCCTCTGGGCTGCGATGCCAACGGGAGGTGCCTGCTGGCCGCCCTCACCATGGACAACCGCCTGACCATCCACGCCAACCTCAACCGGCTGCAGTGGGTGCAGCTGGTGGACCTCACCGAGCTCTACGGGGAGCGGCTGTTCGAGGCCAGTTACAAACTGTGTAAGGCTGACACTCCCTGCGGGGAGCTGGGAGACTTCCCCGAGTTCCAGCGGCGGCACAGCATGCAGACCCCGGTGCGCATGGAGTGGTCGGGCATCTGCACCACCCAGCAGGTCAAGCACAACAACGAGTGCCGGGACGTGGGCAGCGTGCTGCTGGCCGTGCTCTTCGAGAACGGGAACATCGCCGTGTGGCAGttccagctgcctttcctgggGAAGGAATCCATCACGTCCTGCAACACCATCGAGTCGGGGATAAGCTCCCCCAGCGTGTTGTCGTGGTGGGAGTACGAGCACAACAACCGCAAGATGAGCGGGCTGATCGTGGGGAGCGCGTACGGCCCCGTGAAGATCATCCCCGTCAACCTCAAGGCGGTCAAAGGCTACTTCACGCTGAGACAGCCCGTGGTCTTGTGGCAGGAGATGGACCAGCTGCCCGTGCACAGCATCAAATGCATCCCTCTCTACCACCCCTAccagaaatgcagctgcagcctggtggTGGCTGCGAGAGGCCCGTACGTGTTCTGGTGCCTGCTGCTGATCTCCAAAGCGGGGCTGAACGTCCACAATTCCCACGTGACGGGGCTCCACTCCTTGCCCATCGTCTCCATGACTGCGGACAAGCAGAACGGCACGGTGTACACCTGCTCCACCGATGGCAAGGTCAGGCAGCTCATCCCCATATTCACAGACGTTGCTTTAAAGTTTGAGCACCAGCTGATAAAGCTCTCGGAGGTGTTTGGCTGTGTCAGGACTCACGGAATTGCTGTCAGCCCGTGTGGGGCCTACCTGGCAGTCATCACCACCGAGGGCATGGTCAACGGGCTGCACCCCGTCAACAAAAACTACCAAGTTCAGTTTGTCACCCTCAAGACTTTTGAGGaggcagctgcacagctctTGGAGTCTTCTGTTCAGAACCTTTTCCGGCAAGTGGACTTGACGGATCTCGTACGCTGGAAAATCCTGAAGGATAAACACATTCCTCAGTTCTTACAGGAAGCACTGGATAAAAAGATAGAAAGCTGTGGTTCCACTTACTTCTGGAGGTTTAAGTTGTTCCTCTTGAGGATTTTGTACCAGTCGATGCAGAAAGCCCCCTCAGAGGTCACGTGGAGACCTTCACATGAGGATGCCAAAATCTTGATATCAGATTCCCCTGGGATGGGCAGCACTGAGGATGACCAAGAGGAAGGGACGTCAAAACAAGCCAGCAAGCAGAGCCTGGGGGACTCAGGCAAAGGTGTGGACATTGATGACACTGCAGAAGATTCTCTCCATCAGTCAAGTGACACTGGAGGCCGCGAGCCAATGGTAGAAAAGCTTCTTGAAATACAGGCACAAATTGAGGCTGTAGAAATGCACTTGACACGAGAACACATGAAACGGGTGTTGGGAGAAGTTTACCTGCACACGTGGATTACAGAGAACACCAGCATTCCCACCAGAGGAGTCTGTGACTTCTTAATGTCTGATGATGGCTACGAGGACAGAACAGCACGA GTGCTGATTGGGCACATCCTGAAGAAGATGAACAAACAAACCTTCCCCGAGCACTGCAGTCTGTGCAAGGAGATCCTGCCCTTCACCGACCGCAAACAGGCCGTCTGCTCCAACGGCCACATTTGGCTCAG GTGCTTTCTAACCTACCAGTCCTGCCAGAGTTTGGTGTACAGGAGGTGTTTGCTTCATGACAGCATTGCACGGCACCCAACCCCAGAAG ATCCTGAGTGGATCAAGAGGTTATTGCAGGGACCTTGCACCTTCTGTGATTCTCCTGTGTTCTAG